A genome region from Manis pentadactyla isolate mManPen7 chromosome 5, mManPen7.hap1, whole genome shotgun sequence includes the following:
- the PCK1 gene encoding phosphoenolpyruvate carboxykinase, cytosolic [GTP] encodes MPPQLQNGLNFSAKVIQGTLDSLPQAVREFVENSAKLCQPDHIHICDGSEEENRQLLDLMEEHGMVKRLKKYNNCWLALTDPRDVARIESKTVIITQEQRDTVPIPKTGLSQLGRWMSEEDFEKAFNARFPGCMAGRTMYVIPFSMGPLGSPLSKIGIELTDSPYVVASMRIMTRMGTSILEALGDGEFVKCLHSVGCPLPLKKPLVNNWACNPELTLIAHLPDRREIISFGSGYGGNSLLGKKCFALRMASRLAKEEGWLAEHMLILGITDPEGRKKYFAAAFPSACGKTNLAMMSPTLPGWKIECVGDDIAWMKFDQQGNLRAINPENGFFGVAPGTSVKTNPNAIRTIQENTIFTNVAATSDGGIYWEGIDQPLAPGIRVTSWRNKEWTSEDGEPCAHPNSRFCTPASQCPIIDPAWEDPEGVPIEGIIFGGRRPAGVPLVYEALSWQHGVFVGAAMRSEATAAAEHKGKVIMHDPFAMRPFFGYNFGKYLAHWLSMAQRPAAKLPKIFHVNWFRKDKEGKFLWPGFGENSRVLEWMFRRVSGEGGARLTAIGYVPEEDSLDLKGLGGVCTKELFDISKEFWEKEAEDIHKYLEEQVNADLPYEIEREVLALKQRVSQM; translated from the exons ATGCCTCCTCAGCTCCAAAACGGCCTCAACTTCTCAGCCAAAGTCATCCAGGGCACCCTGGACAGCCTGCCCCAGGCAGTCAGAGAGTTCGTGGAGAACAGCGCCAAGCTGTGTCAGCCTGATCACATCCACATCTGCGATGGCTCGGAGGAGGAGAACCGGCAGCTGCTGGACCTCATGGAGGAACATGGGATGGTTAAGAGGCTGAAGAAGTACAACAATTG CTGGTTGGCTCTCACTGACCCCAGGGATGTGGCCAGAATTGAAAGCAAGACGGTCATCATTACCCAAGAGCAGAGAGATACGGTGCCCATCCCCAAAACCGGCCTCAGCCAACTGGGTCGCTGGATGTCAGAGGAGGACTTTGAGAAAGCGTTCAATGCCCGATTTCCAGGGTGCATGGCAG GTCGCACCATGTATGTCATCCCATTCAGCATGGGGCCCCTGGGCTCGCCTCTGTCAAAGATTGGCATCGAGCTGACGGATTCGCCCTACGTGGTGGCCAGCATGCGCATCATGACGCGAATGGGCACGTCCATCCTGGAAGCACTGGGTGATGGAGAATTTGTCAAGTGCCTGCATTCTGTGGGCTGCCCTTTGCCGTTAAAAA AACCTTTGGTTAACAACTGGGCCTGTAACCCGGAGCTGACACTCATCGCCCACCTGCCTGACCGCAGAGAAATCATCTCCTTCGGGAGTGGGTACGGTGGGAACTCACTGCTTGGGAAGAAGTGCTTCGCCCTCAGGATGGCCAGCCGGCTGGCTAAGGAGGAGGGGTGGCTGGCAGAGCACATGCTG ATCCTGGGCATAACCGACCCCGAGGGCCGCAAGAAGTACTTTGCAGCGGCGTTCCCCAGCGCCTGCGGCAAGACCAACCTGGCCATGATGAGCCCCACCCTCCCGGGGTGGAAAATCGAGTGTGTGGGAGACGACATTGCCTGGATGAAATTTGACCAACAAG GTAACTTAAGAGCTATCAACCCAGAAAATGGTTTTTTTGGAGTCGCTCCTGGAACGTCTGTGAAGACAAACCCCAATGCCATCAGGACCATCCAGGAGAATACCATCTTCACCAACGTGGCTGCAACCAGTGACGGGGGCATCTACTGGGAAGGCATCGACCAGCCACTGGCCCCGGGCATCAGGGTCACCTCTTGGAGGAACAAGGAGTGGACTTCTGAGGACG GGGAACCTTGTGCCCACCCCAACTCACGGTTCTGCACCCCTGCCAGCCAGTGCCCCATCATTGACCCTGCCTGGGAGGATCCGGAAGGAGTGCCCATCGAGGGCATCATCTTCGGAGGCCGCCGACCTGCTG GTGTCCCTCTAGTCTATGAAGCTCTCAGCTGGCAGCATGGAGTGTTTGTAGGGGCAGCCATGAGATCGGAGGCCACGGCCGCTGCGGAGCACAAAG GCAAAGTCATCATGCACGACCCCTTTGCCATGCGGCCCTTCTTCGGCTACAACTTCGGCAAAtacctggcccactggctcagcaTGGCCCAGCGCCCTGCAGCCAAGCTGCCCAAGATCTTCCACGTCAACTGGTTCCGGAAGGACAAGGAAGGCAAATTCCTCTGGCCAGGCTTTGGAGAGAACTCCAGGGTGCTGGAGTGGATGTTCCGCCGGGTCAGCGGGGAAGGCGGCGCCAGGCTCACAGCCATCGGCTACGTCCCTGAGGAGGACTCCCTGGATCTGAAAGGCCTGGGGGGCGTCTGCACGAAGGAGCTCTTCGACATCTCCAAGGAGTTCTGGGAGAAGGAGGCGGAAGACATCCACAAGTACCTGGAGGAACAAGTCAACGCCGACCTCCCCTATGAAATCGAGAGAGAGGTCCTGGCGCTGAAGCAAAGGGTCAGCCAGATGTAA